The Marinobacter subterrani genome has a segment encoding these proteins:
- a CDS encoding calcium/sodium antiporter: MLMAIGAIIAGLVLLVWSADRFVEGSATTANHFGMPPLLIGMIVVGFGTSAPEMAVSALAASQGNPGLALGNAYGSNITNIALILGITALLAPIAVHSQVMRKELPILILVTVFAGWQLWDGELSRLDAIGLIVVFMALLGWSIYQGIRQPGDTMASEMTDELNAHAMPLRKAILWLVVGLLLLIASSRILVWGAVDLATAFGISDLVIGLTIVAVGTSLPELASSVIAARKGEHDLALGNILGSNLFNTLAVVSIAGLIAPMPVAPEVLARDFPIMATLTLVLFAMCYGFRGPGRINRFEGSVLLLAFAAYTVYLLGFSGA, from the coding sequence ATGTTAATGGCCATCGGGGCAATTATTGCGGGTCTGGTGCTGCTGGTATGGAGTGCCGACAGGTTCGTGGAAGGCTCTGCAACCACCGCCAATCATTTCGGCATGCCGCCCCTGCTGATCGGTATGATCGTAGTCGGCTTTGGCACCTCGGCGCCAGAGATGGCAGTGTCCGCCCTGGCCGCATCCCAGGGCAATCCAGGGCTGGCGCTGGGCAATGCCTATGGTTCGAACATCACCAATATTGCGCTGATTCTCGGCATTACCGCGTTGTTGGCGCCGATCGCGGTGCATTCCCAGGTGATGCGCAAGGAACTGCCCATTCTGATTCTGGTGACCGTATTTGCCGGCTGGCAGCTCTGGGACGGCGAGCTGTCCCGCCTGGATGCCATTGGCCTGATCGTGGTTTTCATGGCGCTGCTTGGCTGGAGCATCTACCAGGGTATCAGGCAGCCCGGAGACACCATGGCCAGTGAGATGACCGATGAGCTTAACGCCCACGCCATGCCACTGCGCAAGGCAATACTGTGGCTGGTGGTTGGTCTGCTTCTGCTGATCGCCAGTTCCCGCATTCTGGTTTGGGGGGCGGTAGACCTGGCAACCGCATTCGGCATCAGTGATCTGGTCATCGGGCTGACCATCGTAGCGGTTGGCACATCCCTTCCCGAGCTGGCGTCATCGGTGATCGCGGCCCGCAAGGGCGAGCATGATCTGGCCCTTGGCAATATTCTGGGCTCCAATCTGTTCAACACCCTGGCGGTGGTAAGTATTGCCGGTTTGATAGCACCGATGCCGGTCGCGCCGGAGGTACTCGCCCGGGACTTCCCGATCATGGCAACGCTCACCCTGGTTCTGTTCGCAATGTGTTACGGGTTCCGTGGGCCGGGGCGTATCAACCGGTTTGAGGGTTCCGTCCTGCTGCTTGCCTTCGCGGCTTATACGGTGTATCTCTTGGGATTTTCTGGGGCGTAA
- the rhtB gene encoding homoserine/homoserine lactone efflux protein, producing MSLAAWLTFLVAAVLISVSPGAGAINTMSNGMRYGVRRSLPAIMGLQLGFGIQILLVGAGLGAIVASSNLALSVIKWLGVAYLIWLGISKWREPVMESMEDDRQPVSGQKRFWNAVFVNLTNPKATVFLVALFPQFLVADAPHGPQLITMGTTLILVDCLVMLGYALLASQLFRFMTTARHQQQMNRVFGGLFVTAAVALASFKRS from the coding sequence ATGTCACTGGCAGCCTGGCTCACTTTCCTTGTCGCAGCTGTACTGATCAGCGTTTCCCCCGGTGCAGGGGCGATCAATACCATGAGTAATGGCATGCGTTACGGTGTTCGCCGTTCGTTACCGGCGATCATGGGGTTGCAGCTTGGTTTCGGAATCCAGATTCTCCTGGTGGGTGCCGGGCTGGGCGCCATCGTTGCCTCCTCGAACCTCGCCCTGTCGGTCATCAAGTGGCTGGGTGTTGCCTACCTGATCTGGCTGGGCATCTCCAAATGGCGCGAGCCGGTGATGGAATCGATGGAGGATGACCGCCAGCCGGTTAGTGGACAAAAGCGGTTCTGGAACGCGGTGTTCGTGAACCTGACCAACCCCAAGGCCACGGTTTTTCTGGTCGCCCTTTTCCCCCAGTTCCTGGTGGCTGATGCGCCCCATGGCCCTCAATTGATCACGATGGGGACCACACTGATTCTGGTGGATTGCCTGGTCATGCTTGGCTATGCCCTGCTCGCCAGCCAGCTGTTCCGGTTCATGACTACGGCCCGGCACCAGCAGCAGATGAACCGGGTGTTTGGCGGCCTGTTCGTCACCGCCGCCGTGGCACTGGCCAGCTTCAAGCGCAGCTAA
- a CDS encoding DUF4124 domain-containing protein, translating to MASLILFFSIAAAAHAEVYTWIDSRGIAHFSDYPPGEIPHSQVQLQEPVTVPMAENLRQGRRISGIREEVNELLSSSERPEPGKSRQDRADAKLKKTCAGYRRKLDHIQSRLRAGYSNDRGNMLRRQRRTLSQKLSRECILG from the coding sequence ATGGCGAGCCTCATTTTATTCTTTTCGATTGCCGCAGCGGCCCACGCTGAGGTCTACACCTGGATAGACAGCCGGGGCATAGCGCACTTTTCCGATTATCCACCCGGGGAAATTCCCCACAGCCAGGTTCAGTTGCAGGAACCTGTCACCGTGCCGATGGCGGAAAACCTCAGGCAGGGCAGGCGCATTTCTGGCATTCGAGAGGAAGTGAATGAGCTGCTGTCGTCCTCCGAGAGGCCGGAGCCGGGAAAAAGCAGGCAAGACCGGGCTGACGCCAAGCTGAAGAAAACCTGCGCAGGATACCGGCGCAAGCTGGATCATATTCAGTCCCGATTGCGCGCCGGCTACAGCAACGACAGGGGCAATATGCTCAGGCGACAGCGCCGGACACTAAGCCAGAAACTGAGCCGGGAATGCATCCTGGGTTAA
- the glcF gene encoding glycolate oxidase subunit GlcF: MQTNLVQQFANTKEGQEAESILRACVHCGFCTATCPTYQELNDERDGPRGRIYLMKMFLEGAEVTEKTREHLDRCLTCRSCETTCPSGVQYGRLVDISRGLIDQELPRKPKDKWLRWALARVIPNSQLFGLLLRMGQIFRPVLPEKLRTKVPPRKQASPWPAASHSRIVLALAGCVQPSATPNTNAAAARVLDRLGITMVEAPEAGCCGAVNYHLSEHEKGLERMRQNIDAWWPAIDAGAEAIIMTASGCGAMVQDYGHLLKDDPVYAAKAQKVSELCIDLGAFLLKQDLEKLKLQGNPGKVAFHCPCTLQHAMKQSGVVEQVLTRAGINLAATRDKHLCCGSAGTYSVTQPEMSQKLLGNKLKALTIDNPDRIVTANIGCQMHLETKSPVPVQHWIELLDRT, from the coding sequence ATGCAAACGAATCTGGTTCAACAATTTGCCAACACCAAGGAAGGCCAGGAAGCCGAGTCCATCCTGCGGGCCTGTGTGCATTGTGGTTTCTGTACTGCAACCTGCCCGACCTATCAGGAACTGAACGACGAGCGTGATGGCCCCCGGGGCCGGATCTACCTGATGAAAATGTTCCTGGAAGGAGCAGAAGTGACCGAGAAAACCCGGGAGCATCTGGATCGCTGCCTGACTTGTCGCAGCTGCGAGACCACCTGTCCTTCCGGGGTCCAGTATGGCCGGCTGGTGGACATCAGTCGCGGCCTGATCGATCAGGAGCTGCCCCGCAAACCGAAAGACAAATGGCTGCGCTGGGCCCTGGCCCGGGTGATTCCGAACAGCCAGTTGTTCGGCTTACTGCTCCGAATGGGGCAGATATTCCGCCCGGTGCTGCCGGAAAAACTGCGCACCAAGGTGCCGCCCAGAAAACAGGCGAGCCCTTGGCCGGCCGCCAGCCACAGCCGGATCGTACTGGCACTGGCCGGTTGCGTGCAGCCTTCCGCCACACCCAATACCAACGCAGCCGCCGCACGGGTACTGGACCGGCTCGGCATCACCATGGTCGAAGCACCTGAAGCCGGCTGTTGCGGCGCGGTCAATTACCATCTTTCCGAGCACGAGAAGGGCCTGGAAAGAATGCGTCAGAATATTGATGCCTGGTGGCCCGCCATTGATGCCGGTGCCGAAGCGATTATCATGACCGCGTCCGGCTGCGGTGCCATGGTTCAGGACTACGGTCACCTGCTGAAGGACGATCCGGTCTATGCTGCCAAGGCGCAGAAGGTCAGTGAGCTTTGTATCGACCTGGGTGCCTTCCTGCTGAAACAGGACCTGGAAAAGCTCAAGTTGCAAGGCAACCCGGGCAAGGTGGCCTTCCACTGCCCCTGCACCCTGCAACACGCCATGAAGCAGAGCGGCGTGGTCGAGCAGGTGCTGACCAGGGCCGGGATCAACCTGGCAGCCACCAGGGACAAGCACCTGTGCTGCGGCTCTGCGGGAACCTACTCGGTCACCCAGCCGGAGATGAGCCAGAAGCTGCTTGGCAACAAGCTCAAGGCCCTGACCATCGATAACCCCGATCGCATCGTAACCGCCAACATCGGTTGCCAGATGCACCTCGAAACCAAATCCCCGGTGCCGGTACAGCACTGGATCGAGCTCCTGGACCGGACCTGA
- the glcE gene encoding glycolate oxidase subunit GlcE translates to MADSYQQLKEQVLQARDSGHKLNIVGGDSKAFMGRDAAPDAATLNVGEHTGIVEYHPVELVLTVRAGTSLSEIEATLAEQGQCLHFEPPHFGAASTIGGTLACNLSGPGRPWAGSVRDQVLGIRLLNGKGEHLRFGGQVMKNVAGYDVSRLHAGALGTLGLITEISMKVMPKPAASLTLVQDMGMDEVIHYMNSRAAEPKPITAACWVDGKVYLRLSGAKSAVEATAGKWSGEVMEQGDQFWQQVQDMQHEFFAGNDVPLWRFSVGSTAATPKLEGNWFIDWAGSQRWFRGAGELKDLEPAARAAGGQVSLFRGGDRSGEVMHHQPDALKAIQRRLKNAFDPDNIFNPGRLYSWL, encoded by the coding sequence ATGGCTGATAGTTACCAACAACTGAAAGAGCAGGTGCTCCAGGCCCGGGACAGCGGGCACAAACTCAACATTGTCGGCGGTGACAGCAAGGCCTTCATGGGCCGTGATGCCGCGCCGGATGCCGCAACCCTCAACGTGGGCGAGCATACTGGTATCGTGGAGTATCACCCGGTGGAGCTGGTGCTGACCGTGCGGGCCGGAACTTCGCTGAGCGAAATCGAGGCCACTCTCGCCGAACAGGGCCAGTGCCTGCATTTCGAGCCGCCGCATTTTGGCGCAGCTTCGACCATCGGCGGCACCCTGGCCTGTAACCTTTCTGGGCCGGGACGCCCATGGGCTGGCTCGGTGAGGGACCAGGTGCTGGGTATACGGCTGCTCAATGGCAAGGGCGAACACCTTCGCTTTGGCGGCCAGGTGATGAAAAACGTGGCAGGCTATGATGTATCACGCCTTCATGCTGGCGCCTTGGGCACCCTGGGTCTCATCACTGAAATCAGCATGAAAGTGATGCCAAAACCAGCTGCCTCGCTGACCCTGGTGCAGGACATGGGCATGGACGAGGTGATTCATTACATGAACAGCCGCGCCGCCGAGCCCAAACCCATTACCGCCGCCTGCTGGGTGGATGGCAAGGTGTACCTGCGCCTATCCGGAGCAAAATCCGCGGTCGAAGCGACCGCCGGAAAGTGGTCCGGTGAGGTGATGGAGCAGGGCGACCAGTTCTGGCAACAGGTGCAGGACATGCAGCATGAATTTTTTGCCGGTAATGACGTGCCCCTGTGGCGCTTCTCTGTGGGGTCAACGGCGGCTACGCCGAAGCTGGAAGGCAACTGGTTCATCGACTGGGCAGGTTCCCAGCGCTGGTTCCGGGGTGCCGGTGAGCTGAAGGATCTTGAACCCGCCGCCCGCGCTGCCGGGGGCCAGGTCAGCCTGTTCCGGGGAGGTGATCGCAGCGGCGAGGTGATGCACCACCAGCCGGACGCTCTGAAGGCTATTCAGCGTCGACTCAAAAATGCCTTCGATCCGGATAACATCTTCAATCCCGGTCGTTTATACAGCTGGTTGTAA
- a CDS encoding FAD-linked oxidase C-terminal domain-containing protein, with translation MTTKPKVSKVELAEQFRAFIDPDYVITDDETMKPYECDGMSMYCEMPLLVVLPETVEQVQRVMRICNENAVPVVARGAGTGLSAGAMPNKEGVVLSLAKFNRIIKIDPLARTARLQPGVRNLAISEEAAQYGLYYGPDPSSQIACTIGGNVAENSGGVHCLKYGLTVHNILSVEMVTAEGDVVNVGSDGLDSCGMDLLALLTGSEGLLGVVTEVKVKLLPKPEVARVVMAGFDDVQKGGDAVGGIIAHGIIPGGLEMMDGHAIVAADDFAQAGYPRDAKALLLCEVDGTEEEVHEHIAQAEEVFRKLGATSVRTSQSEEERALLWKGRKSAFPAVGRISPDYYCMDGTIPRREIAHVLTEMEKMSEEFGLRVANVFHAGDGNLHPLILFDANVPGEFERTEAFGSRILEMCVEVGGCITGEHGVGVEKIRQMAVQFNDEELQQFHDVKAAFDPAGILNPGKGVPALKFCQEYRSLEHKLHTHDHTEAAHG, from the coding sequence ATGACTACCAAGCCGAAAGTCAGCAAAGTCGAGCTGGCGGAACAGTTCCGGGCGTTCATTGACCCGGACTACGTCATCACCGATGACGAGACCATGAAGCCCTACGAATGCGACGGCATGTCCATGTATTGCGAGATGCCGTTGCTGGTGGTTCTGCCAGAGACCGTCGAGCAGGTGCAGCGGGTCATGCGCATCTGCAACGAGAATGCAGTACCTGTAGTGGCCCGTGGTGCCGGAACCGGACTCAGTGCCGGTGCCATGCCCAATAAAGAGGGCGTTGTTCTGTCGCTGGCCAAGTTCAATCGCATCATCAAGATTGATCCGTTGGCACGAACGGCGCGGCTTCAGCCCGGGGTGCGCAACCTCGCTATCAGCGAAGAGGCGGCCCAGTACGGCCTGTACTACGGCCCGGACCCCTCCTCCCAGATTGCCTGCACCATCGGTGGCAATGTGGCGGAGAATTCCGGTGGCGTGCACTGCCTCAAGTACGGTCTGACCGTTCACAACATCCTCAGCGTTGAAATGGTCACTGCTGAGGGTGATGTGGTTAATGTGGGCAGCGACGGGCTGGACAGCTGCGGCATGGATCTGCTGGCGCTGCTGACAGGCTCGGAGGGCCTGCTCGGTGTGGTAACCGAAGTGAAGGTAAAGCTTCTGCCCAAGCCGGAAGTGGCCCGGGTGGTCATGGCGGGTTTTGATGATGTCCAGAAAGGCGGGGACGCCGTGGGTGGCATCATTGCCCACGGCATCATCCCCGGTGGTCTGGAAATGATGGACGGCCACGCGATTGTCGCGGCGGATGACTTCGCCCAGGCCGGCTATCCGCGGGATGCCAAGGCGCTGCTCCTGTGCGAAGTGGATGGTACCGAGGAAGAGGTGCATGAGCACATTGCCCAGGCCGAGGAAGTGTTCCGCAAGCTCGGAGCAACGTCGGTGCGTACGTCCCAGAGCGAGGAAGAGCGAGCGCTTTTGTGGAAAGGGCGCAAGTCTGCGTTTCCGGCGGTGGGCCGGATCTCGCCGGACTATTACTGCATGGACGGCACTATTCCCCGTCGTGAGATCGCCCACGTTCTCACGGAAATGGAGAAGATGTCCGAGGAATTTGGCCTGCGTGTGGCCAACGTGTTCCACGCCGGCGACGGTAACCTGCACCCGCTGATCCTGTTTGATGCCAACGTGCCCGGCGAATTCGAGCGCACCGAGGCCTTCGGGTCACGCATCCTGGAAATGTGTGTGGAAGTGGGGGGCTGCATTACCGGTGAGCATGGCGTTGGCGTGGAGAAAATCCGCCAGATGGCCGTGCAGTTCAACGACGAGGAGCTGCAGCAGTTTCACGACGTGAAAGCGGCCTTCGACCCCGCCGGCATTCTCAACCCGGGCAAGGGCGTGCCTGCGCTGAAGTTCTGCCAGGAATACCGCTCCCTTGAACACAAATTACACACGCATGACCATACGGAAGCCGCCCATGGCTGA
- a CDS encoding GlcG/HbpS family heme-binding protein, which yields MLTINRLDLAEARILIEGAAEKAREIGVPMCIAIVDESGNLVAFERMDGGKITSVTIAQDKAFTAAAAKKATHDYNKVNVPGSLAFGIHTEVGGRISSVGGGLPVIVDGEVVGGIGISSGTPQQDMDCAQAGIDHFEKKR from the coding sequence ATGTTGACAATCAACCGGCTGGATCTGGCTGAGGCAAGGATTCTCATCGAAGGCGCCGCCGAGAAGGCGCGTGAGATCGGCGTGCCCATGTGCATTGCCATCGTTGATGAATCCGGCAACCTGGTCGCTTTCGAGCGTATGGATGGCGGCAAGATAACCAGCGTAACCATCGCCCAGGACAAGGCTTTTACGGCCGCCGCGGCCAAGAAGGCGACCCACGACTACAACAAGGTGAATGTGCCCGGAAGCCTGGCCTTCGGTATTCACACCGAAGTGGGCGGGCGCATCAGTTCCGTGGGTGGTGGCCTGCCGGTGATTGTTGACGGTGAAGTGGTGGGCGGTATCGGAATCAGTTCCGGTACCCCCCAGCAGGATATGGACTGTGCCCAGGCTGGCATCGACCATTTTGAAAAGAAACGTTGA
- a CDS encoding TRAP transporter large permease, whose translation MSSGTVNTQNTGNITGKLGTWLMIIATAVLAFIMLVEIINILFYDPFSDEHFLFKLAGSLAGIKISTLTYLMFGSLLVALMMGLPLAFVTGGLGVAFVYLVGDSLMLNIIPSRIFPMMTNSDLAAIPLFIFMASMLERAGLIEEMFNVVYKWMGGLGGGLAIATIIASTILAAMVGVIGAAVVTMGIIALPAMLKRGYDHKIALGSIMAGGTLGILIPPSILAILYAVVAQQSVGELYLGSVIPGILLSSLYVLYVGFRSWLNPKLGPPVPEEERIGFKDKMLLLKDLIAPLILVFLVLGLLFGGVATPVEAAGIGSFGAILVAMKHKVFSIATLRDASVTTAKASAMVLWIMFGASVFVGFYILQGGQDFITESILGIGLSAYSVLFLLMVLLVVLGMFLDWVGILLLAVPIFIPIVESLSFPGLLGFPAVPGEDVVLWFGVLYLVNMQMSFLSPPFGYALFYIRGVCPPEISMGTIFKSSLVFLAIQAFGLFICILIPSVVTWLPNLVYG comes from the coding sequence ATGAGTTCAGGCACTGTGAATACCCAAAATACCGGTAATATCACCGGCAAGCTGGGCACCTGGTTGATGATCATCGCCACGGCCGTTCTGGCGTTTATCATGTTGGTGGAGATCATCAACATTCTGTTCTACGACCCGTTCAGCGACGAGCATTTCCTGTTCAAGCTTGCCGGGAGTCTGGCGGGCATCAAGATCAGTACGCTGACCTACCTGATGTTCGGCTCGCTGCTGGTGGCTCTGATGATGGGCCTGCCGCTGGCCTTCGTGACCGGTGGTCTCGGGGTGGCCTTCGTCTATCTCGTGGGCGATTCGCTCATGCTGAATATCATTCCCAGCCGTATTTTCCCGATGATGACCAACTCGGATCTGGCGGCGATACCCCTGTTCATCTTCATGGCATCCATGCTTGAGCGGGCCGGGCTGATCGAAGAGATGTTCAACGTGGTCTACAAGTGGATGGGTGGCCTCGGTGGTGGTCTGGCCATTGCCACCATCATTGCCTCGACTATCCTTGCAGCCATGGTGGGTGTTATCGGTGCGGCCGTGGTCACCATGGGCATCATCGCACTGCCCGCGATGCTCAAGCGGGGTTACGACCACAAGATCGCCCTCGGGTCGATCATGGCCGGCGGTACCCTGGGCATCCTGATCCCGCCCTCGATCCTGGCCATCCTTTATGCCGTGGTTGCCCAGCAGTCGGTCGGTGAACTCTATCTGGGATCGGTAATTCCCGGCATCCTGCTCTCCAGTCTTTACGTGCTCTATGTGGGCTTTCGTTCCTGGCTGAACCCCAAGCTGGGACCACCGGTACCGGAGGAGGAGCGCATCGGCTTCAAAGACAAGATGTTGCTTCTGAAGGACCTGATTGCGCCGCTGATTCTGGTGTTCCTGGTGCTCGGCCTGCTGTTCGGTGGCGTCGCTACGCCGGTGGAAGCGGCCGGTATCGGCTCCTTCGGCGCCATTCTGGTGGCCATGAAGCACAAGGTGTTCTCCATCGCAACCCTGCGTGACGCTTCAGTGACCACCGCCAAGGCCTCCGCCATGGTTCTGTGGATCATGTTCGGGGCCTCGGTGTTCGTAGGTTTCTACATCCTGCAGGGTGGCCAGGACTTCATCACGGAATCCATCCTGGGTATTGGCCTCTCAGCCTACAGCGTGCTGTTCCTGTTGATGGTGCTGCTGGTGGTGCTGGGTATGTTCCTTGACTGGGTGGGTATCCTGCTGCTGGCGGTGCCCATTTTCATTCCCATCGTCGAGAGCCTGTCTTTCCCGGGCTTGCTAGGCTTCCCGGCGGTTCCGGGTGAGGATGTGGTGCTCTGGTTCGGTGTGCTCTACCTGGTGAACATGCAGATGTCGTTCCTGAGCCCGCCTTTTGGTTATGCCCTGTTCTACATTCGCGGTGTTTGCCCGCCGGAGATCAGCATGGGAACGATTTTCAAGTCTTCCCTGGTGTTCCTGGCTATCCAGGCATTCGGGCTGTTCATCTGCATACTGATACCGAGTGTTGTAACCTGGCTGCCCAATCTCGTTTACGGCTAA
- a CDS encoding TRAP transporter small permease subunit has product MSDLSEFGFVMPHWFYWGWLAIMPLLMMAWDRWATGRGVQAADKNAEANAKLKQIEDELQQKIDYSHEVNWFTMAVDWISEKSGIFISFWTVNAVVFYFFEVIMRYLFNQPTIWVHEASFLLFGMQYLLAGAFALLHGAHVRVDVVYNFLPVRGRIGMDIFTSMFFFMFAFALVITSWTFFQNSYSMDERTVETWGIQYWPVKGMMLLGSVLILLAGMSKLIKDIALFIHLGREQKA; this is encoded by the coding sequence ATGTCTGATTTGAGTGAATTCGGCTTCGTGATGCCCCACTGGTTCTATTGGGGCTGGCTGGCCATCATGCCGCTGTTGATGATGGCTTGGGACCGGTGGGCGACCGGCCGCGGCGTGCAGGCAGCTGACAAGAACGCTGAGGCCAATGCGAAGCTCAAGCAAATAGAGGATGAGCTGCAGCAGAAAATTGATTACAGCCATGAGGTGAACTGGTTCACCATGGCTGTGGACTGGATCAGCGAGAAATCCGGCATTTTCATTTCCTTCTGGACGGTAAACGCCGTGGTGTTCTACTTCTTCGAAGTGATCATGCGTTACCTTTTCAACCAGCCCACGATCTGGGTGCATGAGGCCAGCTTCCTGCTGTTCGGTATGCAATACCTGTTGGCGGGGGCGTTTGCCCTGCTGCATGGCGCGCACGTTCGTGTGGATGTGGTGTACAACTTCCTGCCGGTGCGAGGCCGGATTGGCATGGATATCTTCACCTCCATGTTCTTCTTCATGTTTGCCTTCGCACTGGTGATCACGTCCTGGACGTTTTTCCAGAACTCCTACTCGATGGATGAACGAACCGTTGAAACCTGGGGCATCCAGTACTGGCCGGTGAAAGGCATGATGCTGCTGGGTTCGGTTCTGATTCTGTTGGCAGGGATGTCCAAATTGATTAAAGACATCGCGCTGTTTATCCATCTTGGCCGGGAGCAGAAAGCATGA
- the dctP gene encoding TRAP transporter substrate-binding protein DctP, producing MGAGQAQAATTWKIQSVWDAGTVGYDLFEEWANSMKEKSGGELIIKPFPAKSVAADNNALFEAVRNGVLQGMNPFTLYWSGKIPATVFLSSYPAGPDQPHQWDTMFYSMGMLEVARDIYKKYGLFYVGPIQHDANIIHSKKPINSLEDLKGLKMRVPGGMVAEVFQQFGVSTVSLPGSDIFPALEKGTIDAADYVGPAVNYELGFSQVTDYIMFGPPGVMSIYQPVDLMDLTVNLRAWNALDPKLQKLVEEEVRNYSQRHYLTIQKRNIEAMEKFKADGDVVTRLSQSDLVEFRKAAIPIWFNWANKDPDAKRVLDLQLEYMMNETVGYIDEEDIKGL from the coding sequence ATGGGTGCAGGCCAGGCCCAGGCGGCAACCACCTGGAAGATCCAGTCGGTATGGGATGCGGGCACAGTAGGCTACGACCTGTTCGAAGAATGGGCCAACAGCATGAAGGAAAAATCCGGCGGCGAGCTGATCATCAAGCCGTTCCCGGCCAAGTCGGTTGCAGCCGACAATAACGCACTGTTCGAGGCGGTCCGTAACGGCGTTCTGCAGGGCATGAACCCGTTTACCCTTTACTGGTCCGGCAAGATTCCCGCGACAGTCTTCCTGTCATCCTACCCGGCCGGTCCCGACCAGCCTCACCAGTGGGATACCATGTTCTATTCCATGGGCATGCTGGAGGTGGCGCGGGACATCTACAAGAAATACGGTCTGTTCTACGTTGGACCGATCCAGCACGATGCCAACATTATCCACTCCAAAAAGCCGATCAACAGCCTTGAAGACCTTAAAGGCCTGAAAATGCGTGTGCCAGGCGGCATGGTGGCGGAAGTGTTCCAGCAGTTCGGTGTGTCCACCGTGAGCCTGCCGGGCTCGGACATTTTCCCGGCGCTGGAGAAAGGCACCATTGATGCGGCTGACTACGTTGGCCCGGCGGTGAACTACGAACTGGGCTTCTCCCAGGTGACTGACTACATCATGTTCGGACCTCCAGGGGTTATGTCTATCTACCAACCAGTGGATCTGATGGACCTGACCGTGAACCTGCGGGCCTGGAATGCGCTGGACCCGAAACTCCAGAAGCTTGTTGAGGAAGAAGTACGTAACTATTCCCAGCGCCATTACCTCACCATCCAGAAGCGCAACATTGAAGCGATGGAGAAGTTCAAGGCTGACGGCGATGTGGTCACCCGCCTGAGCCAGTCGGATCTGGTGGAATTCCGGAAAGCGGCCATTCCCATCTGGTTCAACTGGGCCAACAAGGACCCAGACGCCAAGAGGGTTCTGGATCTGCAACTGGAATACATGATGAACGAAACCGTCGGTTACATCGACGAGGAAGACATCAAGGGCCTGTAA
- a CDS encoding FCD domain-containing protein, with protein sequence MAISQEISYRLERLILDGGLAPEQKIPSERQLAARLGVSRAVIREALHELQGRGVIETRHGKGSFVSSMVPGSNDIAEQGPLMHLFEGHPRTLFDLLEVREQLEGQAACLAAQRATRLDRHRITKAFRALEETDPLSNARPDHGFHLAIVEASHNPILVHVLNSLKKMMLLTVQASVANLNPREEMRKKIVRQHRQLYEAVISGKAASAQKAAMAHVRFVSEAMREMEKEGSTLIRLPLGAEAGSQYPQAMA encoded by the coding sequence ATGGCAATCTCCCAGGAAATCTCATACCGGCTGGAACGGCTAATCCTTGATGGCGGGCTCGCTCCGGAGCAAAAGATACCCTCCGAACGGCAACTGGCAGCGCGGCTGGGCGTTTCCCGGGCGGTCATTCGCGAAGCCCTGCATGAACTTCAAGGTCGGGGGGTCATCGAGACCCGTCATGGCAAAGGATCGTTCGTGTCCAGCATGGTGCCCGGCTCCAACGACATTGCAGAACAGGGCCCACTCATGCACCTGTTCGAGGGCCACCCCCGGACCCTGTTCGATCTTCTCGAGGTACGGGAGCAGCTCGAGGGCCAGGCCGCCTGCCTGGCTGCGCAGCGGGCCACCCGGCTCGACCGGCACCGGATCACCAAGGCATTCCGGGCTCTGGAAGAGACCGATCCCCTGAGCAACGCCCGGCCAGATCACGGGTTTCACCTGGCGATCGTGGAAGCTTCTCACAACCCGATTCTGGTACACGTACTCAACAGCCTGAAAAAGATGATGCTGTTGACCGTCCAGGCGTCGGTTGCCAACCTGAACCCGCGGGAGGAGATGCGTAAGAAAATTGTCCGCCAGCACCGGCAGTTATATGAAGCGGTGATTTCTGGCAAGGCCGCCAGCGCCCAGAAAGCGGCCATGGCCCATGTGCGGTTTGTCAGCGAAGCCATGCGGGAAATGGAAAAGGAAGGCAGTACCCTCATCCGCCTGCCCCTCGGGGCCGAGGCCGGATCCCAGTATCCACAGGCCATGGCCTGA